A genome region from Nicotiana tabacum cultivar K326 chromosome 13, ASM71507v2, whole genome shotgun sequence includes the following:
- the LOC107787453 gene encoding uncharacterized protein LOC107787453: MDETNRITCKLESNPAIFFSFLNLGEKSRGGGNMKERNEKLKLMINVLPQKNAVKYLKKRATSTAFVTVLLIILFAIVIVSALSFSGWIDLAKYSGETNIRPWRSMMKKIQQGNKKSSWKERIPFAYWRGNPNVSPVRKDLMKCNVTHNQNWDTLLYIQDWSDQSKKGYKESNIEDQCTHRFKIYVEGWAWSVSEKYIFACDSPTLYITPRYYDFFMRGMIPQQHYWPIRDTDKCRSLKFAVQWGNNHTDKAQAIGNAGSHFIHEDMKMEYVFDYIYHLLNEYVKLQKFDPIVPPNAIEICSESLACSSYGIWRKFMEEALEKSPSYTEPCTLPPPYNFQQLKAFVEQKVNATKQVEEMEDEYWSSLNKSTSLAFS, from the exons ATGGATGAAACGAATAGGATTACTTGTAAGCTGGAAAGTAATcctgctattttcttttcttttcttaatcttggGGAAAAATCAA GAGGTGGAGGAAACATGAAAGAAAGGAACGAGAAGTTGAAATTGATGATCAATGTTTTGCCGCAAAAGAATGCAGTGAAATATCTGAAGAAGAGAGCCACATCGACAGCCTTCGTTACAGTTTTGCTAATTATCTTGTTTGCCATCGTTATAGTTTCAGCCTTGTCGTTTTCTGGATGGATTGATCTT GCAAAGTACTCAG GGGAGACAAATATAAGACCATGGAGAAGTATGATGAAGAAGATACAACAAGGGAATAAGAAAAGCAGTTGGAAAGAGAGAATACCCTTTGCTTATTGGAGGGGAAATCCTAATGTTTCTCCAGTCAGGAAAGACCTTATGAAGTgtaatgtcactcataatcagaaTTGGGATACTCTCTTATATATCCAG GATTGGAGTGATCAATCCAAAAAGGGGTACAAGGAATCAAATATTGAAGACCAATGCACCCACAG ATTCAAGATATATGTAGAAGGATGGGCATGGTCTGTGAGTGAGAAATACATATTTGCCTGTGATTCTCCGACATTATACATAACGCCACGTTACTATGATTTCTTCATGAGAGGGATGATCCCACAGCAGCATTACTGGCCTATTAGAGACACTGATAAGTGTAGGTCTCTCAAATTTGCTGTTCAATGGGGAAACAATCACACCGACAAA GCACAAGCCATAGGGAATGCAGGGAGTCATTTCATTCATGAAGACATGAAGATGGAATATGTGTTTGATTACATATACCATCTGCTGAATGAATATGTAAAGCTGCAGAAGTTTGATCCAATTGTTCCTCCAAATGCAATTGAAATATGTTCAGAATCATTGGCATGTTCTTCATATGGTATTTGGAGGAAGTTTATGGAAGAAGCCTTAGAGAAGTCTCCAAGTTATACTGAACCATGTACACTTCCACCACCTTATAACTTTCAACAACTTAAGGCCTTTGTTGAACAAAAAGTTAATGCCACAAAGCAAGTGGAGGAAATGGAGGATGAGTACTGGTCCAGTCTAAACAAGAGCACTAGCTTGGCCTTTTCTTAA
- the LOC107787452 gene encoding uncharacterized protein LOC107787452 → MEKIPNFFWMKTKNLSWNVNGLKGNRKWDIIKSLIRDWKPDILCLQETKIEDWNGILARQFWGNRWVEWAELKASDTRGGIVTMWDKRHWNCIEIQHGIHSISGVYGPHTNLEREEIWHELGAVRGLWDEQWVIGGDFSVCRFESERHNYVRRSRAMRGFTDVIQDLCLVDLPLQGAYFTWSRGEIKQIALPKVISDHNPIMMESGDWDSNPSYFKFENMWLNTEGFLEKIKIWWQSYDVNGTPDFILVQKLKLLKKDLTIWNREEFGNIAVKRGITLEELSLL, encoded by the exons atggagaaaataCCAAATTTTTTCTGGATGAAAAcaaaaaacttaagttggaatgTGAATGGGTTGAAAGGCAACAGGAAATGGGATATCATCAAATCATTAATAAGAGATTGGAAGCCGGATATTCTTTGTTTGCAAGAAACAAAGATTGAAGATTGGAATGGAATTCTAGCAAGGCAATTTTGGGGCAACAGATGGGTTGAATGGGCAGAACTCAAAGCCAGTGACACTAGGGGAGGGATAGTTACGATGTGGGACAAAAGACATTGGAACTGCATTGAAATCCAACATGGAATTCACTCTATTTCAG GGGTGTATGGTCCACACACAAACTTGGAAAGGGAAGAAATATGGCATGAATTGGGAGCTGTTAGAGGATTATGGGATGAACAATGGGTGATTGGAGGTGATTTCAGCGTTTGTAGATTTGAAAGTGAAAGGCACAATTATGTAAGAAGATCACGAGCCATGAGGGGATTCACTGATGTCATCCAGGATCTATGCTTAGTAGATTTACCATTACAGGGAGCTTACTTCACCTGGTCTAGAGGGGAG ATTAAGCAAATTGCTCTTCCTAAAGTTATTTCAGATCACAACCCTATCATGATGGAGAGTGGGGATTGGGACTCTAACCCATCctactttaaatttgaaaacatgtGGCTGAATACAGAAGGTTTTCTAGAAAAGATCAAGATATGGTGGCAGAGTTATGATGTCAATGGCACTCCTGACTTTATTTTGGTGCAAAAATTGAAGCTCCTTAAGAAAGACCTTACTATCTGGAatagagaagaatttggcaacaTTGCAGTGAAAAGGGGAATAACATTAGAGGAGCTTTCTCTTTTGTAA